A window of the Streptomyces luomodiensis genome harbors these coding sequences:
- a CDS encoding helix-turn-helix domain-containing protein, whose translation MDAVDSPLTGIDAGGVADVADVGDVAKFAELLRELKGRTDRSYAALAARSGVSGSALHRYCSGASVPGDYEVIARFGKVCGAGREELLELHRRWVLADAERKRAVSRASTVVSRAPAAAVSATPAVSRAETDGEPDTEPGVEPEPGPGGGAEPEPVPGAEAGAAARPPARRRPLIAGLLLTALTAAATAAVLLGDALGLGGGSGGSSDGRLLLSSRCPVVVSMGQSDACVHELQSLLARAGGELDVDGAFGPVTQMRVVVFQLRSGLTPNGSVDERTKRALYETEGKPLDTWTPERVARRIREVFTEDPERAVGIADCASYLDPLYTLPNTNATRNWGVFQLYDGTLRTLDGTREQALDPDWNIRAAHRLWARTHDFSAWKSCDRAYRAGTKGAEGTKGAEGAKRR comes from the coding sequence ATGGACGCCGTTGACTCGCCGTTGACGGGTATCGACGCGGGGGGTGTTGCGGACGTGGCGGACGTGGGGGACGTGGCGAAGTTCGCGGAGCTGTTGCGCGAGCTCAAGGGGAGGACGGACCGCAGCTACGCGGCGCTGGCCGCCCGCAGCGGGGTGAGCGGCTCGGCCCTGCACCGCTACTGCTCGGGGGCGAGCGTGCCCGGCGACTACGAGGTGATCGCGCGGTTCGGCAAGGTGTGCGGGGCCGGCCGCGAGGAACTGCTGGAGCTGCACCGGCGCTGGGTCCTGGCCGACGCCGAGCGCAAACGGGCCGTCTCCCGCGCATCGACCGTCGTCTCCCGCGCCCCGGCCGCCGCCGTATCGGCCACCCCCGCCGTCTCACGGGCCGAGACGGACGGTGAGCCGGATACCGAGCCGGGGGTCGAGCCGGAGCCGGGGCCGGGCGGCGGGGCGGAACCGGAGCCGGTACCGGGGGCGGAGGCCGGGGCGGCCGCGCGGCCGCCGGCGCGGCGTCGGCCGCTGATCGCCGGGCTCCTCCTGACCGCGCTCACCGCCGCCGCGACGGCGGCCGTCCTGTTAGGGGACGCGCTGGGACTTGGGGGCGGCTCGGGCGGGTCCTCGGACGGCCGGCTGCTGCTGTCCTCCCGCTGTCCGGTCGTGGTGAGCATGGGGCAGTCGGACGCGTGTGTGCACGAGCTCCAGTCGCTGCTGGCCCGCGCCGGCGGCGAGCTCGACGTCGACGGGGCCTTCGGGCCGGTCACCCAGATGCGGGTCGTGGTGTTCCAGCTCCGCAGCGGGCTGACGCCGAACGGATCGGTGGACGAGCGGACGAAACGGGCGCTCTACGAGACCGAGGGCAAGCCGCTCGACACCTGGACGCCCGAGCGGGTCGCCCGGCGCATCCGCGAGGTCTTCACCGAGGACCCCGAACGCGCGGTCGGCATCGCCGACTGCGCCTCGTACCTCGACCCCCTCTACACCCTGCCCAACACCAACGCCACCCGGAACTGGGGCGTCTTCCAGCTGTACGACGGCACGCTGCGCACGCTCGACGGCACCCGTGAGCAGGCGCTGGACCCGGACTGGAACATCCGGGCGGCCCATCGGCTGTGGGCGCGAACCCATGACTTCAGCGCCTGGAAGTCCTGCGACCGCGCCTATCGCGCCGGAACGAAGGGGGCCGAGGGGACCAAGGGGGCCGAGGGGGCTAAGAGGCGCTGA
- a CDS encoding YihY/virulence factor BrkB family protein produces the protein MQPADETPKPPGRLRKARALYRNVSKRRMAWLLLKDTVNSCMEYRVTGLAAEAAFFTLLSLPPLLLALIGLLGYFDAWTSTDTVATIRQNILDASATVLSDRGVREIARPLLDDVIEGGRPDVISLGFAIALWSGSRAVNVFVDTITIMYGLEGRRGIVRTRLLSFLLYLVALVAGAVALPLMVIGPEAVVNLLPSSGDLVPALYWPVVLVLSVAFLTTLYHVSVPVRSPWREDIPGALVALAMWVLGSFLLRIYLIHTVEGPTIYGSLAAPVAVLLWIGVSAFAVLVGAAVNAAIDRVWPSVATAAGRAEAVARAREEGARLRARDQRTADDGAAEITPPSEFPERWAQFLPHADVRSRLHTKRETGEKSTEASTGASAGKPSGKASGPSGEPRTPRQAPRRPEVRSAADGADDTPATDTRATDTRRTDPRAAGGTVADDDHSVR, from the coding sequence GTGCAGCCAGCAGATGAAACACCGAAGCCGCCCGGCCGGCTCCGCAAGGCCCGCGCCCTGTACCGCAACGTGTCCAAGCGCAGGATGGCCTGGCTGCTGCTGAAGGACACCGTCAACTCCTGTATGGAGTACCGGGTCACCGGGCTCGCCGCCGAGGCGGCCTTCTTCACCCTGCTGTCGCTGCCGCCACTGCTGCTCGCCCTGATCGGACTGCTCGGCTACTTCGACGCGTGGACGAGCACCGACACGGTGGCCACCATCCGGCAGAACATCCTCGACGCCTCCGCGACCGTGCTGTCCGACCGGGGCGTGCGGGAGATCGCCCGGCCGCTGCTGGACGATGTCATCGAGGGCGGCCGCCCCGATGTCATCTCGCTCGGCTTCGCCATCGCCCTGTGGTCCGGTTCGCGCGCGGTGAACGTGTTCGTGGACACCATCACCATCATGTACGGACTGGAGGGGCGGCGCGGGATCGTCAGGACCCGGCTGCTGTCGTTCCTGCTCTATCTGGTGGCGCTCGTGGCCGGGGCGGTGGCGCTGCCGCTGATGGTCATAGGGCCGGAGGCGGTGGTGAACCTGCTGCCGTCCAGCGGCGATCTCGTACCGGCCCTGTACTGGCCGGTGGTGCTGGTGTTGTCCGTCGCCTTCCTCACCACGCTCTACCACGTGTCCGTGCCGGTGCGCTCGCCGTGGCGCGAGGACATCCCCGGGGCACTGGTGGCCCTCGCGATGTGGGTGCTGGGCAGTTTCCTGCTGCGGATCTACCTGATCCATACGGTCGAGGGCCCGACGATCTACGGCTCGCTGGCCGCACCCGTCGCGGTGCTGCTGTGGATCGGGGTGTCCGCCTTCGCGGTGCTGGTCGGGGCGGCGGTCAACGCCGCGATCGACCGGGTCTGGCCGTCGGTGGCCACGGCCGCCGGGCGCGCGGAGGCCGTCGCCCGCGCCCGGGAGGAGGGGGCCCGGCTGCGGGCGAGGGATCAGCGCACGGCGGACGACGGCGCGGCGGAGATCACCCCGCCGTCGGAGTTCCCCGAGCGCTGGGCCCAGTTCCTGCCGCACGCGGACGTACGCTCCCGGCTGCACACCAAGCGCGAGACGGGGGAGAAGTCCACCGAGGCGTCCACCGGGGCGTCCGCCGGTAAGCCCTCGGGTAAGGCGTCCGGGCCGTCCGGGGAGCCCCGGACACCCCGGCAGGCACCGAGGCGCCCGGAGGTGCGGTCCGCGGCGGACGGCGCGGACGACACTCCCGCCACGGACACCCGCGCCACGGACACCCGCCGCACGGACCCCCGCGCCGCGGGCGGCACCGTGGCGGATGACGACCACTCGGTGCGCTGA
- a CDS encoding alpha/beta hydrolase gives MNTMNLTPEAAALLERWMQAAGGIAPALAGEGDLSWAEVRDNYGKELAAALPAPHGVTFERTELDGVPAMLVVPEEVTDDRTLLYIHGGGYVHGAVEAYVGLTGHYAKRLRARVFVPDYRQAPEHPFPTPIDDVFTAYRALLAAGTAPEKIAISGDSAGGAMVITVMRKARDAGMPLPVAGVSLSPWADLTHSGSSVQSRNGLDPLTSGEFLEKLARAFLGNALPTDPDASPVFADVRGLAPTLIQMGENEVMLSSGITLAGRLAEQRVRTTLEVWPHMFHVWHLLAGHMAESDEALDNAVSFITREYERAR, from the coding sequence ATGAACACCATGAACTTGACACCAGAGGCCGCAGCACTGCTGGAACGCTGGATGCAAGCGGCCGGCGGCATCGCTCCTGCGCTTGCGGGGGAAGGCGACCTCAGCTGGGCGGAAGTGCGGGACAACTACGGCAAGGAACTCGCCGCCGCCCTCCCGGCACCGCACGGCGTGACCTTCGAGAGGACCGAGCTCGATGGCGTGCCGGCCATGCTGGTGGTGCCGGAGGAAGTGACCGATGACCGGACACTGCTCTACATCCACGGCGGAGGCTACGTACACGGGGCGGTCGAGGCCTATGTCGGACTGACCGGCCACTACGCCAAACGCCTGCGGGCACGGGTATTTGTGCCCGACTACCGCCAGGCACCCGAGCATCCTTTCCCCACCCCCATCGACGACGTGTTCACCGCCTACCGGGCGCTCCTCGCGGCGGGGACCGCTCCTGAGAAGATCGCGATCTCGGGTGACTCCGCCGGGGGCGCGATGGTGATCACGGTCATGCGCAAGGCACGCGACGCGGGCATGCCGTTGCCCGTGGCGGGCGTCTCCCTCTCACCCTGGGCCGACCTGACGCACTCCGGCTCCTCGGTCCAGAGCCGCAACGGCCTCGACCCATTGACCAGCGGAGAATTCCTGGAGAAGCTCGCTCGCGCGTTCCTGGGCAACGCGCTGCCGACCGATCCGGACGCCTCGCCCGTCTTCGCCGATGTGCGCGGCCTGGCTCCGACCTTGATCCAGATGGGTGAGAACGAAGTGATGCTCAGCAGCGGCATCACGCTCGCCGGACGGCTCGCAGAACAACGCGTCCGCACCACCCTTGAGGTATGGCCCCACATGTTCCACGTCTGGCACCTGCTGGCCGGCCACATGGCCGAGTCCGACGAGGCCCTCGACAACGCCGTCTCCTTCATCACGCGGGAGTACGAGCGAGCGCGCTGA
- a CDS encoding MerR family transcriptional regulator, giving the protein MRIGEAAQRTGTTPRLLRYYEQQGLITPGRSENGYREYDENVLGRIVQIRDLLQAGLPTRLIQRVLPCISTPRSTIRFSGLTPEMVALLEAEQASLTARIDCLTRNRDAIADYLAALRETNGQQEHAPGRTADDSA; this is encoded by the coding sequence ATGCGCATCGGCGAGGCGGCGCAGCGCACGGGAACGACTCCGCGGCTGCTGCGGTACTACGAACAGCAGGGTCTGATCACGCCCGGTCGCTCCGAAAACGGCTACCGGGAGTACGACGAAAATGTCCTGGGGCGGATTGTGCAGATCCGAGACCTTCTGCAGGCCGGTCTGCCGACCCGCCTGATCCAGCGGGTCCTGCCGTGCATCTCCACCCCGCGCAGCACCATCCGCTTCTCCGGTCTGACACCGGAGATGGTCGCGCTCCTGGAAGCCGAGCAGGCCAGCCTCACGGCACGCATCGACTGTCTGACCCGCAACAGGGACGCGATAGCCGACTATCTCGCGGCCCTGCGCGAGACCAACGGGCAGCAGGAACACGCACCGGGCCGCACGGCGGATGACAGCGCTTGA